One stretch of Mycolicibacterium fallax DNA includes these proteins:
- the cmk gene encoding (d)CMP kinase, with product MNGAVVAIDGPAGTGKSTVSRGLARELGARYLDTGCMYRIVTLAVLRAGADLNDPAAIAAVDAPMSVGFDPDDSRAYLGTEDVSAEIRGDAVTAAVSAVSAVPAVRARLVARQQELAAEAGSVVVEGRDIGTVVLTGADVKIFLTASAEVRAQRRNDQNIAAGLGDDYPRVLADVQRRDELDSTRAASPLRPAADAVIVDTGDMTQAEVVAHLAELVRNKNEVLQ from the coding sequence GTGAACGGCGCGGTGGTCGCCATCGACGGACCGGCCGGAACCGGAAAGTCCACCGTGTCACGGGGTTTGGCGCGCGAGCTGGGCGCCCGCTACCTGGACACCGGGTGCATGTACCGGATCGTCACGCTGGCGGTGCTGCGCGCCGGGGCCGACCTGAACGACCCGGCCGCGATCGCCGCCGTCGACGCCCCGATGTCGGTGGGCTTTGACCCCGACGACAGCCGCGCCTACCTGGGCACCGAGGACGTCTCCGCCGAGATCCGCGGGGACGCGGTGACCGCCGCGGTCTCGGCGGTATCCGCCGTCCCGGCGGTGCGGGCCCGGCTGGTGGCCCGGCAACAGGAACTGGCCGCCGAGGCCGGCAGCGTGGTGGTGGAGGGCCGCGACATCGGCACCGTCGTGCTGACCGGCGCCGACGTCAAGATCTTCCTGACCGCCTCGGCCGAGGTGCGCGCGCAGCGCCGCAACGACCAGAACATCGCCGCCGGCCTCGGCGACGACTACCCGCGGGTGCTGGCCGACGTGCAGCGCCGCGACGAACTGGATTCCACCCGCGCCGCGTCGCCGCTGCGGCCCGCCGCCGACGCGGTGATCGTGGACACCGGCGACATGACGCAGGCCGAGGTGGTCGCCCACCTGGCCGAACTGGTCCGCAACAAGAACGAGGTGCTGCAGTGA
- a CDS encoding toxin glutamine deamidase domain-containing protein has protein sequence MEKRDEIVSTEPGQRPDPSLYLAPEYISQHLEKFQDGATRFMPESNLEKYGIAQRDGTSFVIPKDDADAMLVRTQGDPRALERELGLPEHFLDSHKVVRVDVPHPNDANVRMPSGNEAGANDQWLPGGRLPDGTPEAVIDGGRLGPDSYNVSDLANADVARGPDPHNLPAQEPHGEGGGSPDPLPESPEHREREADRALAEDRQSDCADYLAAELGERLGRTVDLPGEPSPSGRPARIIFEEFEVGAERTTHAGIEARLLAEGPGSTGLVVSRWSAEGASGHGYLAVNDGGVIRLADPETGRVSGWPPYWGDEAVSRVAAGFFDADGQPLTPLRSEADLRAADEVGDIGALPRRTLVDPGPTDAPIIRERPDLGVNENGTPVRETDYGQRTVEIVSNDSPTDTSHPDYQQVSRSLRVLDYPVGAHPRWPEFAVREYHVTVGGNEAVFSALGEPVPGSDTASRYHPHEVRFIEREVFGRVDRPWTELAEQGRAVLQAGDAGGHMLSFLGFLDNGAWNLFSQDAIFNNTAYRSYENYQNDFVRHGALAEGTITLVRDGIDARPERVEVDVQIRDEASGERITKIVKNFSNDPHQQYHRPHSGPQIREIMKGFR, from the coding sequence GTGGAAAAGCGGGATGAGATTGTTTCTACTGAGCCCGGACAGCGACCTGATCCGTCGCTCTATCTTGCACCGGAATACATTTCCCAGCACCTGGAGAAATTTCAGGATGGTGCAACGAGGTTCATGCCTGAGAGCAACCTGGAGAAGTATGGGATCGCGCAGCGCGATGGCACGTCTTTTGTAATACCCAAAGACGATGCAGACGCGATGTTGGTGCGCACTCAGGGGGATCCGCGTGCCCTGGAAAGAGAGTTGGGTCTACCTGAGCACTTCCTGGACTCACACAAAGTTGTTCGCGTCGATGTTCCCCATCCGAATGACGCCAATGTGCGTATGCCATCGGGTAACGAGGCGGGGGCCAATGACCAGTGGCTTCCGGGCGGACGCTTACCAGACGGTACCCCTGAAGCTGTCATCGATGGCGGCAGATTGGGGCCCGACTCTTACAATGTGTCGGATCTGGCAAACGCTGATGTCGCACGCGGTCCCGACCCGCACAACCTGCCCGCGCAGGAACCCCATGGTGAGGGCGGCGGCAGCCCCGATCCGCTGCCGGAGTCGCCTGAACACCGCGAGCGGGAGGCGGACCGGGCTCTGGCAGAGGACCGCCAGAGCGACTGTGCTGACTATCTTGCCGCGGAGTTGGGGGAGCGGTTGGGTAGGACGGTTGATTTGCCCGGCGAGCCGTCTCCGTCGGGGCGGCCCGCGCGAATTATCTTTGAGGAATTCGAAGTTGGTGCTGAACGTACGACGCACGCGGGTATCGAGGCTCGACTCTTGGCTGAGGGGCCTGGTTCGACGGGGTTGGTTGTCTCGAGGTGGTCCGCCGAGGGTGCCAGTGGTCACGGTTATCTCGCGGTGAACGACGGCGGGGTGATTCGGCTGGCTGATCCGGAGACGGGACGCGTGTCCGGGTGGCCGCCATACTGGGGAGACGAGGCTGTGTCGCGGGTGGCTGCGGGGTTCTTCGACGCTGACGGTCAACCGCTCACGCCGCTGCGCAGTGAGGCCGATCTGCGTGCGGCCGACGAGGTCGGCGACATTGGGGCGTTGCCCCGTCGTACCTTGGTCGATCCTGGCCCTACCGATGCCCCGATCATTCGGGAGCGTCCGGATCTCGGGGTTAATGAGAACGGCACTCCGGTGCGGGAAACTGACTACGGTCAACGTACGGTGGAGATCGTCTCCAACGATAGCCCGACCGATACGTCCCATCCGGACTATCAGCAGGTGTCGCGTTCTTTGCGAGTCCTTGACTACCCGGTGGGCGCGCATCCACGCTGGCCGGAGTTTGCCGTACGCGAATATCATGTGACTGTTGGTGGCAACGAAGCGGTGTTCTCCGCGCTTGGGGAGCCGGTGCCGGGTTCTGACACTGCGAGTCGGTATCACCCCCACGAGGTGCGGTTCATCGAGCGTGAAGTGTTTGGGCGTGTTGATCGTCCCTGGACGGAGTTGGCTGAGCAGGGGCGGGCGGTGTTGCAGGCCGGTGACGCTGGTGGGCACATGCTGTCGTTCCTGGGGTTTTTGGACAATGGTGCGTGGAACCTGTTTTCGCAGGACGCGATTTTCAACAACACTGCCTACCGCAGTTATGAGAACTACCAGAATGATTTTGTCCGTCACGGCGCGTTGGCGGAAGGAACGATCACGCTTGTCCGCGATGGCATCGATGCCCGGCCCGAACGGGTTGAGGTCGACGTTCAGATCCGTGATGAGGCCAGCGGCGAGAGGATCACTAAGATCGTAAAAAACTTTTCCAATGATCCACATCAGCAATACCATCGGCCGCACTCCGGGCCGCAGATCCGCGAAATCATGAAAGGATTTAGATGA
- a CDS encoding sulfite exporter TauE/SafE family protein: protein MRSLIIFTLVGAGAQLVDGALGMAFGVTASTLLVLSGVAAAQASAAVHLAEVGTTLASGLSHWRFKNIDWSIVAKLGGPGAVGAFLGATVLSSLSTERAAPLMAGILLAIGVYVLLRFSLGRPPGLRGTRTPHTAKFLAPLGFFGGFIDASGGGGWGPVTTSTLLSRGKTAPRTVIGSVSASEFLVAVSASLGFLVGLREEFLHNLPIVLGLAAGGVLAAPLAAWLVTKVSPALLGTIVGGVIVITNSQKLITYLGITGGASTAVYLTILIAWVALIGYTWRSSRAPEFVPDELAAEVSRDPEFIDELAETRDARVRRPAPAPGEEPGR, encoded by the coding sequence ATGCGTTCGCTCATCATCTTCACCCTTGTCGGCGCCGGCGCCCAACTGGTCGACGGGGCTCTCGGCATGGCCTTCGGCGTCACCGCGTCCACCCTGCTGGTGCTCAGCGGGGTGGCCGCCGCCCAGGCCAGCGCCGCCGTCCACCTCGCCGAGGTGGGCACCACCTTGGCCTCCGGCCTGTCGCACTGGCGCTTCAAGAACATCGACTGGTCGATCGTGGCCAAGCTCGGCGGGCCCGGTGCCGTCGGCGCATTCCTGGGCGCCACCGTGCTGTCGTCGCTGTCCACCGAGCGGGCCGCGCCGCTGATGGCGGGCATCCTGCTGGCCATCGGCGTCTACGTGCTGCTCCGGTTCTCCCTTGGCCGGCCGCCGGGGCTGCGCGGCACCCGCACCCCGCACACCGCGAAATTCCTTGCGCCGCTCGGGTTCTTCGGCGGCTTCATCGACGCCTCCGGTGGCGGCGGCTGGGGCCCGGTGACCACCAGCACGCTGCTGTCGCGCGGCAAGACCGCCCCGCGCACGGTGATCGGCTCGGTCAGTGCCTCGGAGTTCCTGGTGGCCGTTTCGGCGTCGCTGGGCTTCCTGGTCGGGTTGCGCGAGGAGTTCCTGCACAACCTGCCGATCGTGCTGGGCCTGGCCGCCGGCGGCGTGCTGGCTGCGCCGCTGGCGGCCTGGCTGGTCACCAAGGTCAGCCCGGCGCTGCTGGGCACCATCGTCGGTGGCGTCATCGTCATCACCAACTCCCAGAAGCTGATCACGTACCTCGGGATCACCGGCGGTGCGAGCACCGCGGTCTACCTGACGATCCTGATCGCCTGGGTGGCGCTGATCGGCTACACCTGGCGCAGTTCCCGGGCCCCGGAGTTCGTGCCCGACGAGCTGGCTGCCGAGGTGTCGCGCGACCCGGAGTTCATCGACGAGCTGGCCGAAACCCGCGATGCGCGGGTGCGGCGGCCGGCCCCCGCACCCGGGGAGGAGCCCGGGCGGTGA
- a CDS encoding immunity protein Imm33 domain-containing protein produces MTATNQSIPGAGVCLATVNALQHRGAPLWVWRRPSEGGDDNGWRIMSHLDTVDDLENPDRWHVIGFNEVCVIEPGLAAVWGFPVGTGIQLVRDERGFYIFDTFTGELIPPEQLYPSQGSTVEAVFDEFGTRFQLWRLRYALAERPAWGPPTGKGGKLWVRYGYPGPGWVGFVVSPREGGYDLLRVRAEVPSAPVEKLVGFFVRADDAGKYILFEIGEHLRSLCGLAPLMRLWHAAGVDPRITVTPVARFVRRYEVACDPRQYAILHAGGIQPQARILALSYDELDNLLCAGMPANMRAAAPGAGAAQRGRESQ; encoded by the coding sequence ATGACAGCGACCAACCAGTCCATCCCAGGCGCCGGCGTCTGCCTGGCAACCGTGAACGCATTGCAACACCGTGGGGCACCACTGTGGGTGTGGCGCCGTCCGTCGGAGGGCGGAGATGACAACGGCTGGCGGATCATGAGTCACCTCGACACTGTCGATGACCTGGAGAACCCCGATCGGTGGCACGTGATCGGCTTCAACGAGGTCTGTGTCATCGAACCTGGCCTGGCCGCAGTCTGGGGGTTCCCGGTGGGGACTGGAATACAGCTCGTCCGTGACGAGAGGGGCTTCTATATCTTCGATACCTTCACCGGCGAACTGATCCCGCCGGAGCAACTGTATCCATCCCAGGGTTCGACGGTGGAAGCTGTCTTTGACGAGTTCGGTACCCGATTCCAGCTATGGCGGCTGCGATACGCGTTGGCAGAACGGCCGGCGTGGGGCCCACCGACGGGGAAGGGGGGCAAACTCTGGGTTCGCTACGGCTACCCCGGTCCGGGCTGGGTCGGCTTCGTCGTCTCGCCACGTGAGGGGGGCTACGATTTGCTGCGGGTCCGCGCCGAAGTTCCGTCAGCCCCCGTCGAGAAGCTCGTCGGTTTCTTCGTCCGTGCCGACGACGCCGGAAAGTACATCTTGTTCGAGATCGGCGAGCATCTCCGGTCATTGTGCGGGCTGGCCCCGCTGATGCGGTTGTGGCACGCGGCAGGAGTGGATCCGCGTATCACCGTCACCCCCGTCGCACGGTTCGTCAGGCGCTACGAGGTGGCGTGCGATCCGCGGCAATACGCGATCCTGCACGCGGGCGGAATCCAGCCGCAGGCGCGGATTCTGGCTTTGAGTTATGACGAACTAGATAATTTGCTGTGCGCGGGGATGCCGGCGAACATGCGGGCCGCTGCGCCCGGAGCCGGCGCCGCGCAGAGAGGCCGCGAAAGTCAGTGA
- the der gene encoding ribosome biogenesis GTPase Der has product MSEENTDFAGDGTWSDESDWDYVDSGDGDGEDDYAGPPPVVAVVGRPNVGKSTLVNRILGRREAVVQDLPGVTRDRVSYDAGWLGRRFMVQDTGGWEPDAKGLQQLVAEQATVAMRTADAIILVVDAVVGATASDEAAAKMLRRSGKPVFLAANKVDGERQEPDAAALWSLGLGEPHPISAIHGRGVADLLDAVIAKLPEVSEIAPRTGGPRRVALVGKPNVGKSSLLNRLADEERSVVHDVAGTTVDPVDSLIELGGKTWRFVDTAGLRRKVGQASGHEFYASVRTHGAIDAAEVCLVLVDASQPLTEQDLRILSMVIEAGRALVLVFNKWDMVDEDRRYLLDKEIDRELVQVAWAPRVNISAKTGRAVAKLVPALERSLASWDTRIPTGRLNTFFKEIVAATPPPVRGGKQPRILFATQAATRPPTFVLFTTGFLEAGYRRFLERRLREDFGFEGSPIRINVRVREKRGHKAR; this is encoded by the coding sequence GTGAGCGAAGAGAACACCGACTTCGCCGGGGACGGCACCTGGTCGGACGAAAGCGACTGGGATTACGTCGATTCCGGGGACGGCGACGGCGAGGACGACTATGCCGGGCCGCCGCCGGTGGTGGCGGTCGTCGGCCGGCCCAACGTCGGCAAGTCCACCCTGGTCAACCGGATCCTGGGCCGACGCGAGGCGGTTGTCCAGGACCTGCCCGGGGTGACCCGCGACCGGGTGTCCTACGACGCCGGCTGGCTGGGCCGGCGCTTCATGGTGCAGGACACCGGCGGCTGGGAACCCGACGCCAAGGGCCTGCAGCAACTGGTCGCCGAGCAGGCCACCGTGGCGATGCGCACCGCCGACGCGATCATCCTGGTCGTCGACGCTGTGGTGGGGGCGACCGCCAGCGACGAGGCCGCCGCCAAGATGCTGCGCCGCTCCGGCAAGCCGGTGTTCCTGGCGGCCAACAAGGTCGACGGCGAACGCCAGGAGCCGGACGCCGCCGCGCTGTGGTCGCTCGGGCTGGGCGAGCCGCATCCGATCAGTGCCATCCACGGCCGCGGGGTGGCCGACCTGCTCGACGCGGTGATCGCCAAGCTGCCCGAGGTCTCCGAGATCGCCCCGCGCACCGGCGGCCCGCGCCGCGTCGCCCTGGTCGGCAAGCCCAACGTCGGCAAGAGCTCGCTGCTCAACCGGCTGGCCGACGAGGAACGTTCGGTCGTGCACGACGTCGCCGGCACCACCGTCGACCCGGTCGACTCGCTGATCGAACTCGGCGGCAAGACCTGGCGTTTCGTCGACACCGCCGGGCTGCGCCGCAAGGTCGGCCAGGCCAGCGGGCACGAGTTCTACGCCTCGGTGCGCACCCACGGCGCCATCGACGCCGCCGAGGTGTGCCTGGTGCTCGTCGACGCCTCCCAGCCGCTGACCGAGCAGGATCTGCGGATCCTGTCGATGGTGATCGAGGCCGGCCGGGCGCTGGTGCTGGTGTTCAACAAGTGGGACATGGTCGACGAGGACCGGCGCTACCTGCTGGACAAGGAGATCGACCGCGAGCTGGTCCAGGTGGCCTGGGCGCCTCGGGTCAACATCTCCGCCAAGACCGGCCGCGCGGTGGCCAAGCTGGTGCCGGCCCTGGAGCGTTCGCTGGCCTCCTGGGACACCCGGATCCCGACCGGGCGGCTGAACACCTTCTTCAAGGAGATCGTGGCGGCCACCCCGCCGCCGGTGCGCGGCGGCAAGCAGCCGCGCATCCTGTTCGCCACCCAGGCGGCCACCCGGCCGCCGACGTTCGTGCTGTTCACCACCGGTTTCCTGGAGGCTGGCTACCGGCGGTTCCTGGAACGACGGCTGCGCGAGGACTTCGGTTTCGAGGGCAGCCCGATCCGGATCAACGTCCGGGTGCGGGAGAAGCGCGGCCACAAGGCGCGCTGA
- a CDS encoding IS3 family transposase (programmed frameshift) yields MVADLRSDTTSEWEAMGRVADLLGVGTAETVRKWVRQAEIDAGQRAGQTTGESEVLRKLRRENAELKRANAILKAASGFLRRRTRPALSVVVEFISAHQHQRVGADGLKWGVESMCAVLSEFGVTIAPSTYYAHRARCGPSKADWVDAQVIDAIYRLRRSNPLYRVLGARKTWIVLRTNGLDVSRCAVERVMREMGWRGACKRRRVRTTIADPAATRAPDRVQRRFVAQAPDRLWVADFTYCRTRAGWAYTAFVTDVYARKIVGWKVATEMTQRLVTDAINHAIDARKRSGTTDLESLIHHSDAGSQYTAIAFTERLAAEGILPSVGSVGDSFDNALAESVNSSYKTELIDHQPLYPGATELSLATAEWVAFYNRRRPNGYCQDLTPDRAEALYYHRQRHPQTEEALR; encoded by the exons ATGGTGGCCGATCTGCGCAGCGACACGACCTCGGAGTGGGAGGCGATGGGTCGGGTCGCTGACCTGCTGGGTGTCGGTACCGCTGAAACGGTGCGCAAATGGGTCCGCCAGGCCGAGATCGACGCCGGGCAGCGGGCCGGGCAGACCACCGGGGAGTCCGAGGTGCTGCGCAAGCTGCGCCGCGAGAATGCCGAACTCAAGCGGGCCAACGCGATCTTGAAGGCGGCATCGG GTTTTCTTCGCCGCCGAACTCGACCGGCCCTCTCAGTAGTCGTGGAGTTCATCAGCGCCCACCAGCACCAGCGGGTGGGCGCTGATGGTCTCAAGTGGGGTGTCGAGTCGATGTGCGCCGTGCTCTCGGAGTTCGGCGTCACGATCGCCCCGTCGACGTATTACGCCCACCGCGCCCGCTGCGGCCCCTCGAAGGCCGATTGGGTTGACGCGCAGGTGATCGACGCGATCTACCGGCTCCGTCGATCCAACCCGCTGTATCGGGTCCTGGGTGCCCGCAAGACATGGATTGTATTGCGCACCAACGGACTCGATGTCTCGCGGTGTGCGGTGGAGCGGGTCATGCGGGAGATGGGATGGCGCGGTGCCTGCAAGCGGCGTCGGGTCCGCACCACCATTGCCGACCCGGCCGCGACCCGGGCACCTGACCGGGTGCAGCGGCGATTTGTCGCGCAGGCGCCTGACCGATTGTGGGTGGCCGATTTCACCTACTGCCGAACCCGCGCCGGCTGGGCTTACACCGCCTTCGTCACCGATGTCTACGCCCGCAAGATCGTCGGCTGGAAGGTGGCCACCGAGATGACCCAAAGGCTCGTGACCGATGCGATCAACCACGCCATAGATGCTAGAAAGCGTTCCGGTACAACCGATTTGGAGTCGCTCATTCATCACAGCGACGCGGGCTCGCAGTATACCGCGATTGCCTTCACCGAACGGCTGGCCGCCGAAGGCATCCTGCCGTCAGTGGGATCGGTGGGCGATAGTTTCGACAACGCCCTGGCCGAATCGGTGAACAGCAGCTACAAGACCGAGCTCATCGACCACCAACCGCTTTACCCCGGCGCCACCGAGCTGTCCCTGGCCACCGCCGAATGGGTCGCCTTCTACAACCGCCGGCGGCCCAACGGCTACTGCCAGGACCTCACGCCGGACCGAGCTGAAGCGCTCTACTACCATCGCCAGCGGCACCCTCAGACCGAGGAGGCACTCAGATAA
- a CDS encoding sulfite exporter TauE/SafE family protein has product MSLTEIILITLAGVGAGAINSLVGSGTLITFPTLVTLGFPPVTATMSNAVGLVAGGVSGTWAYRRELTGQWDRLRWQIPASLIGAGIGAWLLLHLPERVFETVVPVLLVAALALVLIGPRIQTWARRRAEQAGRSVDHVSSARMAALVAGTFAVGVYGGYFTAAQGILLIAVMGALLPEDMQRMNAAKNLLSLLVNIVAAVAYTAVAFDRISWSAAGLIAIGSLIGGWLGAHYGRRLSPNALRVVIVVVGLIGLYRLLTV; this is encoded by the coding sequence GTGTCGCTGACCGAGATAATCCTGATCACCCTGGCCGGCGTCGGCGCGGGCGCGATCAACTCGCTGGTGGGTTCGGGCACGCTGATCACCTTCCCGACCCTGGTGACCCTCGGGTTCCCGCCGGTCACCGCGACGATGTCCAACGCCGTCGGCCTGGTCGCCGGGGGAGTCTCGGGCACCTGGGCCTATCGCCGCGAGCTGACCGGCCAGTGGGACCGGCTGCGCTGGCAGATTCCGGCCTCGCTGATCGGCGCCGGCATCGGTGCCTGGCTGCTGCTGCATCTGCCGGAGCGGGTGTTCGAGACCGTCGTGCCGGTGCTGCTGGTGGCGGCGCTGGCGCTGGTGCTGATCGGCCCCCGGATCCAGACCTGGGCGCGGCGGCGCGCCGAACAGGCCGGCCGGTCGGTCGACCATGTGAGCTCCGCGCGGATGGCCGCGCTGGTGGCCGGAACGTTCGCCGTCGGGGTGTACGGCGGCTACTTCACCGCGGCGCAGGGCATCCTGCTGATCGCGGTGATGGGTGCGCTGCTGCCCGAGGACATGCAGCGGATGAACGCCGCCAAGAACCTGCTGTCGCTGCTGGTCAATATCGTTGCGGCGGTGGCCTATACGGCCGTGGCCTTCGACCGGATCAGCTGGTCGGCGGCCGGGCTGATCGCGATCGGATCGCTGATCGGCGGCTGGCTGGGGGCACACTACGGGCGGCGGCTGTCGCCGAACGCGCTGCGGGTGGTGATCGTGGTGGTGGGCCTGATCGGGCTGTACCGGCTGCTGACGGTGTAG
- a CDS encoding DUF7161 family protein, which yields MSRIPPGYHVIAYDATGLRGKHAKIVADPGVYYDLPEDRTEVVIADDEPNIYSELLVYLPDAPDEKSAIHYTCLAVKS from the coding sequence ATGTCAAGGATACCGCCGGGATACCACGTCATCGCTTACGATGCGACCGGTCTGCGTGGCAAACACGCAAAGATCGTCGCTGATCCCGGCGTGTATTACGACCTGCCCGAGGACCGGACGGAAGTCGTCATCGCCGACGACGAACCCAACATTTACTCTGAGTTGTTGGTGTATCTACCTGATGCTCCCGACGAGAAGTCGGCGATTCATTACACTTGTCTGGCGGTCAAGTCCTAG
- a CDS encoding IS110 family RNA-guided transposase: MPITCGVDWAEGHHDAAVTDSAGKVVARARIDTGPTGFTQLQELIAAHGGSAAQTPIAIETDKNLLVVALAAAGYTVYPINPRAVARYRERWGQAGTKSDAGDAAILANIVRTDRHVHRALPSISDDALAVRALARQHQEAIWARDQTINRLRSVLLEFYPQALQAFPKLKHRTAMEILAAAPTPGDGQKLTEAKVIRLLKWAGRRNDPTLVAAIRSALGAPTLRQSEPVEKALGHVVVGLTAVISAMIDTVSVLERELAVAFDDHPDAQILRSVPGIGDIIGARLLSEIGDDTTRFETAASLRSFSGTAPVTIASGRSRYVKARKVRNKRLADAGHWWAFAALTWSPGAREFYDHRRAAGEHHNAALRTLANKLIGRLWWCLKHHQPWDEATAWPAANIAAAT; this comes from the coding sequence ATGCCAATTACATGTGGGGTGGACTGGGCTGAAGGACACCATGACGCCGCGGTCACAGACAGTGCGGGAAAGGTTGTCGCTAGGGCACGAATCGACACCGGCCCAACCGGTTTCACGCAGTTGCAGGAACTGATCGCAGCACATGGCGGCAGTGCTGCGCAGACTCCGATCGCGATCGAGACCGACAAGAACCTGCTTGTCGTCGCGCTTGCCGCGGCCGGGTACACGGTCTACCCGATCAATCCGCGCGCTGTGGCCCGCTATCGAGAGCGGTGGGGCCAGGCGGGCACCAAGTCCGATGCCGGCGACGCGGCGATCCTCGCCAATATTGTGCGCACCGACCGCCATGTGCATCGGGCGCTGCCCTCGATCAGCGATGACGCGTTGGCAGTACGCGCATTGGCGCGCCAACACCAGGAAGCGATTTGGGCCCGCGATCAAACCATTAACCGCCTCCGCTCGGTGCTGCTGGAATTCTATCCTCAAGCCCTACAGGCATTTCCGAAGCTCAAGCACCGCACGGCGATGGAGATTCTCGCTGCCGCCCCCACCCCCGGCGACGGACAGAAGCTCACCGAAGCGAAAGTCATCCGTCTGCTCAAATGGGCGGGCCGGCGTAACGACCCTACGCTGGTCGCAGCCATCCGGTCAGCGCTAGGAGCGCCAACTCTGCGGCAATCAGAACCTGTCGAGAAAGCACTCGGCCATGTGGTGGTCGGACTCACCGCCGTCATCTCGGCAATGATCGACACTGTATCGGTTCTTGAGCGCGAACTCGCCGTTGCGTTCGACGACCATCCCGATGCCCAGATCCTTCGGTCAGTGCCCGGTATCGGCGACATCATCGGCGCCCGACTCCTCAGCGAAATTGGCGATGACACAACCCGATTCGAAACAGCGGCGTCGCTACGTTCCTTCTCGGGCACGGCACCGGTCACGATAGCTTCAGGTCGCAGCAGGTACGTCAAAGCCCGCAAGGTACGCAACAAGCGGCTCGCAGACGCCGGTCACTGGTGGGCATTCGCCGCCCTCACCTGGTCGCCGGGAGCCCGAGAGTTCTACGACCACCGCAGAGCGGCCGGTGAGCATCACAACGCCGCCCTGCGTACCCTGGCCAACAAACTCATCGGACGTCTCTGGTGGTGCTTGAAGCACCACCAACCCTGGGACGAAGCGACCGCATGGCCCGCCGCAAATATAGCCGCAGCGACCTGA
- a CDS encoding IS256 family transposase — MTQNHSALLAQLDALKSADSGAVFAELIRAGLQALIEAEATEAIGAGRYERTGVRSVHRNGHRPKTVSTTSGDIEVQIPKLRAGSFFPSLLERRRRIDKALHAVIMEAYVHGVSTRSVDDLVTAMGVDSGVSKSEVSRICAGLDTEIEAFRTRSLAHTQFPYVFCDATFCKVRVGAHVVSQALVVATGVSIDGTREVLGTAVGDSESFEFWREFLASLRARGLSGVHLVISDAHAGLKAAVAQQFTGSSWQRCRVHFMRNLHTAVSAKHAPAVTAAVKTIFAHTDPEEVAAQWDRVADTLAASFPKVAAMMAEAKTDVLAFTGFPTAHWQKIWSNNPIERLNKEIKRRADVVEIFPNPAAFLRLATAVVIEAHDEWQVTRRYLSDVSMDELRIVIAKKEAAAALAKQHQIA, encoded by the coding sequence ATGACCCAGAACCATTCTGCCCTGCTTGCCCAGCTCGACGCGCTCAAGTCCGCGGATTCCGGGGCGGTGTTCGCCGAGTTGATCCGTGCGGGCCTGCAGGCCCTGATCGAGGCCGAGGCCACCGAGGCCATTGGCGCGGGCCGCTACGAGCGCACCGGGGTGCGCAGCGTGCACCGCAATGGGCATCGGCCCAAGACGGTGTCGACGACCTCCGGCGACATCGAGGTGCAGATCCCCAAGCTGCGGGCCGGGTCGTTCTTCCCGTCGCTGCTGGAACGCCGCCGGCGCATCGACAAGGCGTTGCACGCGGTGATCATGGAGGCCTACGTCCACGGCGTCTCGACGCGCAGCGTCGATGACCTGGTCACCGCCATGGGCGTCGACAGCGGTGTCTCCAAGTCCGAGGTGTCGCGGATCTGTGCGGGCCTGGACACCGAGATCGAGGCGTTTCGGACCCGCAGCCTGGCCCACACGCAGTTCCCGTACGTGTTCTGCGACGCCACGTTCTGCAAAGTCCGTGTCGGGGCGCACGTGGTGTCTCAGGCCCTGGTGGTGGCCACCGGGGTGTCTATCGACGGGACGCGGGAGGTGCTGGGCACCGCGGTCGGCGACAGTGAGTCCTTCGAGTTCTGGCGCGAGTTCCTGGCGTCGTTGAGAGCGCGTGGCCTTTCGGGGGTGCATCTGGTCATCTCTGATGCCCATGCTGGTTTGAAAGCCGCTGTGGCACAACAGTTCACCGGTTCTTCGTGGCAGCGCTGCCGGGTGCATTTCATGCGAAACCTGCACACCGCGGTCTCCGCCAAGCACGCCCCGGCGGTGACCGCGGCGGTCAAGACGATCTTCGCCCACACCGACCCCGAAGAGGTCGCCGCACAGTGGGACCGGGTGGCCGACACCCTCGCGGCGAGCTTCCCGAAGGTCGCGGCGATGATGGCCGAGGCCAAGACCGACGTGCTGGCCTTCACCGGGTTCCCGACGGCTCACTGGCAGAAAATCTGGTCGAACAATCCCATCGAGCGGTTAAACAAGGAAATCAAGCGCCGAGCCGATGTCGTCGAGATCTTCCCCAACCCGGCGGCGTTCCTGCGGCTGGCCACCGCCGTGGTCATCGAGGCCCACGACGAATGGCAGGTCACCCGCCGCTACCTCTCCGATGTCTCCATGGACGAACTACGCATCGTCATCGCGAAGAAAGAAGCCGCCGCAGCGCTTGCCAAACAACACCAAATCGCCTAG